A section of the Falco biarmicus isolate bFalBia1 chromosome 3, bFalBia1.pri, whole genome shotgun sequence genome encodes:
- the LOC130145461 gene encoding uncharacterized protein LOC130145461 produces MAGGTGGSAPAPGTGPRRRLRAPRGRWRGGRCPLSHRAVRETRSPGTGQGAARRVAPGGSSSGAFGASPGRVTSDGLGLGMASSGDPAGVGPTSGMCSPRVFDGVSEKRPPSAGCAELRRVCLGRQRSSGTRAALAGGCTGADAEERWRDACCTAQGCGRTAEPTVAQSAAGDCFQPPCPLLHFQPPCASSLPACCCASSLPALPASLPSSLAAFQPPCTSSLPACLPAFQPCCLPASLHFQPPCLPPCLPASLHFQPPCTSSLPACLPAFQPCCLPASLPASLPSSLPALPASQPCCCAQRSWNTLSPAACRCIS; encoded by the coding sequence ATGGCTGGTGGCACGGGGGGCTCGGCACCAGCCCCGGGGaccgggccccgccgccgcctcaggGCTCCGAGGGGCCGCTggcggggcgggcgctgcccccTGTCCCACCGGGCCGTACGAGAGACCCGCTCCCCCGGAACGGGGCAGGGCGCGGCACGCCGGGTGGCACCGGGAGGCTCGTCCTCCGGCGCCTTCGGTGCGTCCCCCGGCCGCGTCACCTCTGACGGTCTGGGACTTGGGATGGCGTCGAGCGGGGACCCGGCGGGGGTGGGTCCCACCTCCGGTATGTGCAGCCCGAGGGTGTTTGATGGGGTCAGCGAGAAGAGACCTCCCAGCGCTGGCTGCGCCGAGCTGCGCCGAGTCTGCCTGGGCCGTCAGCGCAGCAGCGGGACGCGTGCGGCACTGGCCGGGGGGTGCACAGGGGCAGACGCTGAGGAGCGATGGCGCGATGCGTGTTGTACAGCACAGGGCTGCGGCCGCACTGCTGAGCCAACAGTGGCCCAGTCGGCGGCTGGTGACTgcttccagcccccctgcccgcTGCTGCACTTCCAGCCTCCCTGTgcttccagcctccctgcctgctgctgcgcttccagcctccctgcacttccagcctccctgccttccagccttgctgccttccagcctccctgcacttccagcctccctgcctgcctccctgccttccagccttgctgccttccagcctccctgcacttccagcctccctgcctgcctccctgccttccagcctccctgcacttccagcctccctgcacttccagcctccctgcctgcctccctgccttccagccttgctgccttccagcctccctgcctgcctccctgccttccagcctccctgcacttccagcctcccagccctgctgctgtgcccagcgGTCCTGGAACACATTGTCCCCAGCTGCCTGTAGGTGCATTAGCTAG